CGCCTTTCCAGCCGCCTAGCTCTACAAATTTTTCATAGGCTACGGTACGGGCCTTAATAAATCCTCTTTCAATATCAGAGTGGATAACACCAGCCGCCTGAGGCGCTTTGGTTCCTCTACGAATGGTCCAGGCACGGACTTCTTTCTCGCCAGCCGTAAAATAGGTAATCAGCTCGAGTAGGTTGTAGCAAGCCCGAATCACACGGTTTACGCCAGGTTCTTCTAGGCCCATATCGGCCAAAAATTCTTTGCGCTCTTCTTCTTCTTCTAGCTCGGCAATATCGGCCTCAATAGCAGCAGAAACGAGAATCACTTCGGCGTTTTCTTTGGCGACAGCCGCCTTAAATTTTTCAGTATGCTCATTTCCTGTAAGTACAGAAGCCTCATCCACATTACAGATGTAAATAATGGGCTTGGCGGTAAGCAGTTGCAATTCTTTAAAGAACTTTTCGTCATCCTCGCTATCCAACTCATCAAAAGAACGAGCAGGCTGCTCTTGCTCCAAATGCGCAATGAGTTCTTCTACAATTTTGAGTTGACGCAAAACGGTACGATCTAGGGCTTTAGCTAGTTTTTGCAGACGTTGTTTGCGTTTTTCCAAGGTTTCCATATCCTTGAAAATCAATTCCAAATCAATGGTTTCTTTATCGCGAACGGGATCTACTCCACCGTCAACATGCGTTACGTTTCCATCGTCAAAGCAACGGACCACATGCATAATCGCATTGACTTCACGGATGTTAGCCAAAAACTGGTTGCCCAGGCCTTCGCCTTTACTCGCACCACGAATGAGGCCCGCAATATCTACAATCTCTACGGTAGTAGGAACTGTTTTTTGGGGTTGAACAATTTCCTCTAGCTTGTCCAAACGATAATCTGGAACCGTAACCACCCCAACGTTGGGGTCTTTGGTGGCAAAAGGATAGTTGGCCGCTAGTGCGCCAGCCTGAGTAAGTGCGTTGAAGAGTGTCGATTTTCCCACATTGGGCAAACCTACAATACCACATTGAAGAGCCATATATAGCGTATAGTTTTGAGGGCCTCAAAAAGAAAGGGGCCGAAGCCCCTTGTATTCATTTGCCGCAAAAATAGCGAACTTATAGAAAAAAGGGCAGAATTCCCTCTTGTTTTTTAGACATGTTTATAAACGATGCAGTTAGCGTGCATCCCCCCACCTACCGAAGAGAGAATAATATGGTCTCCCGCCTCAATTTGGTGGCCTTCCAATTTTCCTTTTAGGATATGGTCCAATAACATAGGCACCGTGGCCGCCGAACTATTTCCCCATTTGCCTACGGTCAAGGGAAAAACGGTTTCGGGCATTTGGCGGTCGTGCATGCTGTATAGTTTCTTACACAACTGACGAATCATTTTTTCATTGGCCTGATGAATCAAAATCTGCTTGAGGTCGGCAATATCTACATTCGCCTTTTTCAAACAGGCATCCATAGTGGCCGGCACTTTTTCCATCGCATATTTATAAACAGAGCGGCCATTCATTTTTACAAACAGACGGTCCTCATCTACTTCTTCATTATAAGAAGCTCCCATCCGAAGAAAATCGGCTCCCTGCACGCTATCGGTTACCGTTTTATGGCAGAGAATTCCCGCAGGCTCTTCCGATTCAAAACGCTCCAAAATAACCGCTCCGGCACCATCGCCAAAAAGCATAGAGTCCAAATCATGCGGGTCCAATACTCTAGACATCACATCAGAGCCAATCACCATCACCCGCTTGGCATCGCCCGAACGCAAATAATAATCGGCCTGAATTACGCCCTGTACCCAACTTGGGCAACCAAACAAAATATCATAGGCTACACAATCCGAATTGACAATTCCTAATTTTTGCTTGACCTTAGCCGCAACATTGGGCAACATATCGGTATAATGCGTCTTCGAGTTGACATCACCAAAATTATGGGCCACAATAATATGGTCCAAACTTTCGCCATCTATTCCAGAGCTCTCCAAAGCATTTTTGGCCGCCAAATAAGCTAAATCAGAGGTGTTGATATGCTCTTGGGCATACAAACGCTCGGTAATGCCAGAAATTTCAGCCAATTTGCTCACAATTTTCGCTGGCTCCTTTACATTCTTCTCGCCATTGGCCTTATAAAATTGATAGTCGGTAAAATCTTGATTGGGGACCACGACTTGAGGCTCATAAGAACCCGTTCCCACAATCTTACTATAGTATGCACACATATTAAAAGCAGCTAATTATTGGTATTTAGGATGTTGTTGGCCGAGTTTGCCCTCCGCCTAGGCACAAAGGTAATATTTTTAAAATGATTTCTCTTTTAGGGAGATACTTGTTGGCCCTCTCTGCCCCTAGTCTGGGCCTTAATATAATTTTTTTTCTATTATTTCTTTTGGGGCCCGCGGCCAGTTCGGCCTTCGGCCTCAGTTGGCCGCCGCTATGCTGCGCCGCTCGCAGGTCTGCTCGGCCCTGCGTTTTTTTCGCTGCGCTCAAAAAACTGGGTCTGGCCTGACGGCCACGGCTGCGCAGCGCTGGGCCGCACAACTTTAGTTTTTTCTCTGGTCTTTTTTTCTTCGGCCCAAAAACTCCCCTTTCAATTAGCAGCTGGGCCAAAAACTGCAGTGGTCTGTAGGTTGAAACCTACAGCCATACAACAAAAAGGCATTTCCTTTTAAATGGAGGTTTAAAAACCTCCATAAAAAAACAAGGACAAAAATATCTCTTGAGAAAAAACTGGCCTAAATGTGATGAATAATTTTTTACCACAATTTTTTCTGCTAGATGTTATGAGCCGATGGTTTTAACCTTCGGCTCATTTTTTTGGATGTAGAATGGCCATTTTTTTGCTGTGGGTTTTAACCCACTGGTCCAAAATAACCAAGAAAAAAAGCGAACAAGGACTTTAGTCCGCCAGTTCGCTCAAGTCAGCAAGCCTAGGCTTCAGCCCAGGGCATAAATAATAGCAGTTGTTTTTTATCCCTGAATTTTTAGTGACAAAAACAACAACCGTCCAACCACAACCGCCAAAAAAAATCCCCTCGAATGAGGGGATGACAATTTTTTTCTTAGCCTAGGGCCTTGGCCTTCCTATGAAATTTATGGGGGAAATAAAATTCCCCTTTCAATTAGCGGCTTTCAAATAGCAAGCGGCAGAAAAATCAAACTAATTTTTCTGCCGATTTTTTGTCTAAAAAATTATTAGTCAGTTTATTAACATTAGTATTTTTTAGCCTTAACTTTAGAAACAACAAAAAATATAGCCCATGATGAATCTCCAACAAAAAATGCTCAAGGCGTTTTACGGCATTTCTTATCCAAGCTTGCCAAAACGGTAGTTTAATGAAAGCAATAGCATTGATTTTAGCTGTTTTAAGCAGCTTAAGTTTTTTGCATGCTCAAGAAGATTTGGAAGACGAATTTGAGCATTATTTTTCTGAGCTTCAATGTAAAGGCTTAAGGGATGCAAAGCAGACTATGGAGGAAAAGATGTTGCAACAAATTATAGATGGAACATCTTTACAGCCCTTTTTATTGGCTAGAAAGAAAAATCTGGCTTATTTAAGTCTGCGCATTTTTGATCAAACCGCTTCTTTTGCTGCACTGCGCTTGTGCAGAGCTG
This genomic interval from Saprospira grandis contains the following:
- the ychF gene encoding redox-regulated ATPase YchF produces the protein MALQCGIVGLPNVGKSTLFNALTQAGALAANYPFATKDPNVGVVTVPDYRLDKLEEIVQPQKTVPTTVEIVDIAGLIRGASKGEGLGNQFLANIREVNAIMHVVRCFDDGNVTHVDGGVDPVRDKETIDLELIFKDMETLEKRKQRLQKLAKALDRTVLRQLKIVEELIAHLEQEQPARSFDELDSEDDEKFFKELQLLTAKPIIYICNVDEASVLTGNEHTEKFKAAVAKENAEVILVSAAIEADIAELEEEEERKEFLADMGLEEPGVNRVIRACYNLLELITYFTAGEKEVRAWTIRRGTKAPQAAGVIHSDIERGFIKARTVAYEKFVELGGWKGAQEVGAMRQEGKEYLVQDGDLLEFMHNT
- a CDS encoding 3-oxoacyl-ACP synthase III family protein produces the protein MCAYYSKIVGTGSYEPQVVVPNQDFTDYQFYKANGEKNVKEPAKIVSKLAEISGITERLYAQEHINTSDLAYLAAKNALESSGIDGESLDHIIVAHNFGDVNSKTHYTDMLPNVAAKVKQKLGIVNSDCVAYDILFGCPSWVQGVIQADYYLRSGDAKRVMVIGSDVMSRVLDPHDLDSMLFGDGAGAVILERFESEEPAGILCHKTVTDSVQGADFLRMGASYNEEVDEDRLFVKMNGRSVYKYAMEKVPATMDACLKKANVDIADLKQILIHQANEKMIRQLCKKLYSMHDRQMPETVFPLTVGKWGNSSAATVPMLLDHILKGKLEGHQIEAGDHIILSSVGGGMHANCIVYKHV